Proteins from one Oscillatoria nigro-viridis PCC 7112 genomic window:
- a CDS encoding DUF5009 domain-containing protein, which yields MVKQENSLAVAAVSQRADALDALRGIAVLAMVLSGTIARKTLPAWMYHAQLPPPDHIFNNKLPGLTWVDLVFPFFLFAMGAAIPLALSRRIAKGWDTKKVILSILQRGFLLASFAIFLQHIRPTTINPDASIPQKWWMALFGFLILFLMYVRWPSRWSVWWRTSLTLAGWSAGISFVSHIKYPNGVGFLVSRSDIILMVLANMAVFGSLIWLFTRSNTWLRVGFLGLLLAARLSSHTDGWINLVWLYSPAPWLFQFDYLKYLFVVIPGTIVGDLLGRWIEYCSPEEASYASWKSWRYFSLMVLMFAVNLVLLIGLQARWVWQTALVTVVLCFCALVLLRKPGNVTENLLNRLYKWGFYWVVLGLLFEPYEGGIKKDSATMSYLFLTAGMAILLLIGLMIIIDVFQRKWFLQLFIDNGVNPMIGYAGFANIIWPILVLTKLEPVIIEMTSTNPFMGFLRGLGYTAILALIVVVFTRFKLFLRT from the coding sequence ATGGTAAAACAAGAAAATAGTTTAGCAGTTGCTGCCGTTTCCCAACGCGCAGACGCCCTGGATGCCCTGCGCGGAATAGCAGTTTTAGCGATGGTTTTATCCGGTACAATAGCCCGCAAAACATTGCCGGCGTGGATGTATCACGCCCAACTGCCACCGCCGGATCACATTTTTAATAACAAACTGCCGGGATTAACCTGGGTTGATTTAGTTTTCCCCTTCTTTTTGTTTGCAATGGGGGCGGCGATACCGCTAGCTTTGTCGCGCCGCATCGCCAAGGGATGGGATACAAAAAAAGTGATTTTATCTATTTTGCAAAGAGGCTTTTTGTTAGCGTCATTTGCGATATTTCTCCAGCACATTCGCCCGACTACAATTAACCCAGACGCATCCATCCCGCAGAAGTGGTGGATGGCCTTGTTTGGATTTTTAATATTATTTTTAATGTATGTTCGCTGGCCGTCCAGGTGGTCTGTGTGGTGGCGGACATCCTTAACCCTTGCTGGTTGGAGTGCCGGAATTAGCTTCGTATCTCACATCAAATATCCCAACGGTGTAGGATTTTTAGTTAGCCGTAGCGATATTATCTTGATGGTACTAGCAAATATGGCCGTTTTCGGCTCGCTAATTTGGCTGTTTACTCGTTCAAATACGTGGTTGCGAGTGGGATTTTTGGGCTTGCTGTTGGCGGCGCGGCTGTCTTCTCATACTGACGGTTGGATTAATTTAGTTTGGCTGTACTCTCCTGCACCTTGGCTGTTTCAATTTGATTATTTAAAGTATTTGTTTGTAGTGATTCCCGGTACGATTGTGGGCGATTTGCTGGGTCGGTGGATAGAGTATTGTTCGCCGGAAGAGGCGAGTTATGCTAGCTGGAAGAGTTGGCGCTATTTCAGCCTTATGGTTTTGATGTTTGCTGTCAATTTAGTCTTGTTAATTGGACTGCAAGCTAGATGGGTGTGGCAGACTGCATTAGTGACGGTGGTGCTGTGTTTCTGCGCTTTGGTTTTGTTGAGAAAGCCAGGGAATGTCACGGAAAATTTATTGAACCGCCTTTACAAATGGGGGTTTTATTGGGTGGTTTTGGGTTTGCTGTTTGAGCCTTATGAAGGCGGAATCAAGAAAGATTCAGCGACGATGAGTTACTTGTTTTTAACGGCGGGAATGGCGATTTTGCTGTTGATTGGGTTGATGATAATTATCGATGTGTTTCAAAGAAAATGGTTTTTGCAGTTGTTTATTGATAACGGGGTGAATCCGATGATTGGCTATGCAGGATTTGCGAATATTATCTGGCCGATTCTGGTTTTAACTAAATTGGAACCGGTGATTATTGAGATGACTTCAACCAATCCGTTTATGGGGTTTTTGAGGGGGTTGGGATATACGGCGATTCTGGCGTTAATTGTGGTAGTTTTTACGAGGTTTAAACTGTTTTTGAGGACATAA